From the Manis pentadactyla isolate mManPen7 chromosome 15, mManPen7.hap1, whole genome shotgun sequence genome, the window GTTGGCCCCCAGGAGCCCTTCCTGATAAGTGACTTATCTGGAGACAGGGCAGGAGGAAACGGAACGAATGGTGTGGAAGAGCTGCTGTGGAAGGGACCACTTGGGGGAGGAGGCACTCACCTACCCTGGGCAGTACCACCTGGCACCCAGCTCTTAGCAGTGAGTAGTTATGAAGGGGTGAATCCTTGATTCCCTGGCTGATCATCAGATCGAAAGAGCAGTAGAACCTAATGTGCTGGGCTCGGGGGTTTCCCGGTAGCCTGAGTCTCTGCCTTTGTGCTCCCAGCCAGGCAGGGTTATGTGATGGCTGAAGTCTGGTACTTCTGCACCTTGGGCCCCAATTCTTTCAAACCTCTGTGGCCTCCTGAGGTAGAAAACCAGAAGAGTCAGGAGGGGCTGTCCCCCAGAGCTGGGTGACATGAGACCAGCAAGTACCCTCCGGAGCCCCTTTTCTGTAAAGAAGAATGGCACTCACACAGACCACGGAGTCCTCACAGCAGTCCTCATCTAAGAGATTGTCACTCCTGGTTCTCAGATGAGGAAGGATGATTTGCCAATCACACCACCAGGCCAGCTCCTAAGGCCTCATAGGAGAGAATGTGAGAGGCAGGttgcacagggcctggcagacAAGTGTCTCCGTTGAACAGAAGTGTGAGCATTTCCAAGGAGGCTGGTGGGGTGCGTACGTATCAGGGACTTGCCCATGCCATGCTAAGGACAAGAAAGGGGACAGTGCACATTCCAGGTTAGGAACAACTATTGCCTGGGGTGTTAGCTCTGCCCTCACTATTACCTCGAGTTCTCCGGGGCTGAGGGGCTCAAAGGGTTGCTGCTCTCCAGTGGCAGAAAGTCCCTGTACTCCTGCCCCTCAGGCACATGGAGATGGACAGTCATGACTTAAATATTTGTGGGCTTTATCCTCAGGACCTCAGGCCCAAGCCTCATAGCAGTGTGGCAGGGGCAGTGAGCTTCCTGCCAGGCCCCTAGGCCTGACCCGAATGCAAGGCAGCTCGACCACAGGACAGTAGGAGGGGTCAGGTGCTGGGTCTTGGCATATATTCTCAGAATGGTAAGAATTAGCTACCACTGCGGTTTGTATACGTGTGACCTGAGtgaggccctgcccacagcccaccccagCTGTGGAGAGGAGTCTTCTCTGCCTGAGAAGGGTCCTCAAGTCTCCCTCACACCCTACCCAGCTTCCACAGCACGGCACCTGTACCTCCGGGGCGGCGCTGGGGTCGGCTCTATGACAAAGATCTATGGGGGACGTCAGAGAAATGGCGTCATGCCCAGCCACTTCAGCAGAGGCTCTAAGAGTGTGGCCCGCCGGGTCCTCCAAGCCCTGGAGGGGCTGAAAATGGTGGAGAAGGACCAAGATGGGTAAGCAGGGaagggaagctgggagaggggatGATGGAGGAGTCTTGGGCAGATCGTCTATGATGAAGTTGTGTAGGAGCATCTACTGCCCCCGTGCAGAGAGGTGCCACGTCTGTCCTGCGTAGTCTGCACCTGCCCCTCAGGCAGGCAAGGGATTCTGCAGAAAGCGAACAGTGAGGGGCCTCGCCCCAACCTCTCTGGCTGACTACCCTGAGCTCCAGGAAGGTAATTTAGCGACTGTCTGCTTTCATTAGCCTGCTCGTTAACTTTTCCCAATTGATTTTTCGGGGCTTTTGATCTAATGCTTGCACAAACGACACCCCATCAGCTCCCAGGGggctcccacccctgcccccagcttgTTAGAATGCAGCCAACTGGGGCCTCAGTAGGAGCCAGCTGGCGTCATGTGGTCCTGCAGCCAGATACCTTCCTGGGAACCCTGGCTCACGTCCAGAAGGAGCTTGGTGGGGCCAAGGCAGAGAGCTCGCACTCACCACGGGATGCATGACCCTTCCCTCCTGCAGGGGCCGCAAACTGACACCTCAGGGACAGAGAGATCTGGACAGAATCGCCGGACAGGTGAGGCTTTGGGGTGAGCCAGGGCTCTGTCCCTCAGACACTGCCTGGGTGGTGAGAATTTCCTCACCTGGAGGGCACAGCCCAGGCTGCAGGATGCAGGGGGTGCAGAGGAGGGCCTCCCAAAGAGTCAGGAGAAAGAACACTTCTGCCTGACTTGATGCTGGAGCTGGGGTGCAGCCAGGCCCCCTTCTCACGCAAGGCATGCTTTGCATACACGACCCCCGTTCCCAGGTCAGCCTTCTTACAGACTGCTGTGGTGTTCCTCCATCCTCTTCACTCTGAGCATCagatggggaggtgggtgggctCAGAACTCAGGTTCCTTCCCAGTGACTGGCTCTCTGGACACCCTGGGGCAGAGCTCTTCTCTTGAGGCCCGTCTCCCTGTCCATAGAGGGATCTACTCTTGCCTGCTTTGGAGGGTggtgtgaggattcagtgagctGCAGCAGGAGCCACCTGGGCCTGGAGGGTACCCATTGGTGGGTTCAGGCCTCCTAGGAGCCTTGGGAATGTTTAGTCACTTAGGTATCAGAAAAGAATGGAAGGTGTCGGCCCTCTGGGAGTCGGGGGTGGCCTGGAGGGAGATGGTGAGCTCTcccagggcagagcagggcctggtGCAGACATTTGTGTGGTGGACACAGGGCAGTGGGCAGGGTTGGAGGCATGTGCCACTCCCAACACCCCCTTTCCTTGAGT encodes:
- the RPS19 gene encoding 40S ribosomal protein S19 isoform X1 — protein: MPGVTVKDVNQQEFVRALAAFLKKSGKLKVPEWVDTVKLAKHKELAPYDENWFYTRAASTARHLYLRGGAGVGSMTKIYGGRQRNGVMPSHFSRGSKSVARRVLQALEGLKMVEKDQDGQIPSWEPWLTSRRSLVGPRQRARTHHGMHDPSLLQGPQTDTSGTERSGQNRRTEGSTLACFGGWCEDSVSCSRSHLGLEGTHWWVQAS
- the RPS19 gene encoding 40S ribosomal protein S19 isoform X2: MPGVTVKDVNQQEFVRALAAFLKKSGKLKVPEWVDTVKLAKHKELAPYDENWFYTRAASTARHLYLRGGAGVGSMTKIYGGRQRNGVMPSHFSRGSKSVARRVLQALEGLKMVEKDQDGQIPSWEPWLTSRRSLVGPRQRARTHHGMHDPSLLQGPQTDTSGTERSGQNRRTGGSCQQEALEQMMLG
- the RPS19 gene encoding 40S ribosomal protein S19 isoform X3, producing the protein MPGVTVKDVNQQEFVRALAAFLKKSGKLKVPEWVDTVKLAKHKELAPYDENWFYTRAASTARHLYLRGGAGVGSMTKIYGGRQRNGVMPSHFSRGSKSVARRVLQALEGLKMVEKDQDGEVPRLSCVVCTCPSGRQGILQKANSEGPRPNLSG
- the RPS19 gene encoding 40S ribosomal protein S19 isoform X4 is translated as MPGVTVKDVNQQEFVRALAAFLKKSGKLKVPEWVDTVKLAKHKELAPYDENWFYTRAASTARHLYLRGGAGVGSMTKIYGGRQRNGVMPSHFSRGSKSVARRVLQALEGLKMVEKDQDGGRKLTPQGQRDLDRIAGQRDLLLPALEGGVRIQ
- the RPS19 gene encoding 40S ribosomal protein S19 isoform X5 — translated: MPGVTVKDVNQQEFVRALAAFLKKSGKLKVPEWVDTVKLAKHKELAPYDENWFYTRAASTARHLYLRGGAGVGSMTKIYGGRQRNGVMPSHFSRGSKSVARRVLQALEGLKMVEKDQDGGRKLTPQGQRDLDRIAGQVAAANKKH